A genomic region of Mus musculus strain C57BL/6J chromosome 7, GRCm38.p6 C57BL/6J contains the following coding sequences:
- the Zfp850 gene encoding zinc finger protein 850 isoform X2 produces MVAHSFCLSIWEADAGRSMGSCISKPDLIVLLEQEKELWMAVKEETDRLSPDLESDYEAQQISPDNHIYTINLPKQTIKHISETFELKGSSFSNGHSYSTFTGLQGCQGDVDQKISNKEKMLTYTCHTLTHNTDNEYECKEYGKYFGCRSTLIQHHSVHTGEKPYECKDCGKAFRLQQHLTRHQKAHSGERPFECNECGKFFKHGSSLVQHKIIHAGVKPYECNECGKAFNRRSNFMRHQKVHYDKKPFQCKECGSAFTVLAQLITQPQNIHNGKKSFECKQCGKIFSNGSYHIQHQSIHSSEKAFGCHVCGKAFRLQVYLSEHQKTHTDEKPFKCNLCGSVFRRKYHLTEHQRIHTDVKLYQCKECGKLFRRRSNFMEHQSIHTNVKPFKCELCGSAFRLQSLLSQHQRIHTDEKPYQCKECGKFFRRRSNFTEHLSIHTNVKPFKCELCGSAFRLQSLLNQHQRIHTGEKPYQCKECGKFFRRSSNFTEHRSIHTNVKPFKCELCGSAFRLQSLLSQHQRIHTGEKPYQCKECGKFFRRRSNFTEHLSIHTNVKPFKCELCGSDFRLQSLLNQHQRIHTGEKPYQCKECGKFFRRSSNFTEHLSIHTGKKPFDCNKCGKVFRLNIHLIRHQRFHNGEKVKSVERPFILRAIK; encoded by the coding sequence atttggaATCAGATTATGAAGCTCAACAAATATCTCCAGACAACCACATATATACTATAAATTTACCCAAACAGACCATAAAGCATATAAGTGAAACTTTTGAACTCAAGGGCTCCAGTTTTAGTAATGGCCACAGCTATAGTACATTCACGGGACTACAGGGTTGTCAAGGAGATGTTGATCAAAAGATTAGTAACAAGGAAAAAATGCTCACTTATACCTGCCACACTCTAACTCACAATACAGACAATGAATATGAATGTAAAGAGTATGGGAAGTACTTTGGTTGTAGGTCAACTCTTATACAGCATCATAGtgttcacactggagagaagccctatgaatgtaaggaTTGTGGGAAGGCCTTCAGATTACAACAGCATCTTACAAGACATCAGAAAGCTCACAGTGGTGAGAGACCTTttgaatgtaatgaatgtggtaaaTTTTTCAAGCATGGCTCCAGCCTTGTTCAACATAAGATTATTCATGCTGGTGTGAAACCAtatgaatgtaatgaatgtgggaaagcctttaatCGGCGCTCAAACTTCATGCGACATCAGAAAGTTCATTATGACAAGAAACCCTTTCAGTGTAAAGAATGTGGCAGTGCCTTCACTGTTCTAGCACAGCTCATCACTCAGCCTCAGAACATTCATAATGGAAAGAAATCATTTGAGTGTAAACAGTGTGGAAAGATATTCAGTAATGGTTCCTACCATATCCAACACCAGAGTATTCATTCCAGTGAGAAAGCCTTTGGGTGTCATGTATGTGGGAAGGCTTTTAGGCTTCAGGTATACCTTTCTGAGCATCAGAAAACTCACACTGATGAGAAGCCTTTCAAGTGTAATCTGTGTGGGTCAGTCTTCAGACGTAAGTACCACCTTACTGAACATCAGAGAATCCATACTGATGTGAAACTATATCAGTGCAAGGAATGCGGGAAATTATTTCGTCGACGCTCAAATTTTATGGAACATCAGAGTATTCACACTAATGTGAAACCTTTTAAGTGTGAGCTGTGTGGGTCAGCCTTCAGACTTCAATCACTACTTAGTcaacatcagagaattcatactgaTGAGAAACCATACCAGTGCAAGGAATGTGGGAAATTCTTTCGTCGAAGGTCAAATTTTACTGAGCATCTGAGTATTCACACTAACGTGAAACCTTTCAAGTGTGAGCTGTGTGGGTCAGCCTTCAGACTTCAGTCCCTACTTAATcaacatcagagaattcatactggTGAAAAACCATACCAGTGCAAGGAATGTGGGAAATTCTTTCGTAGAAGTTCAAATTTTACTGAACATCGGAGTATTCACACTAATGTGAAACCTTTCAAGTGTGAGCTGTGTGGGTCAGCCTTCAGACTTCAGTCCTTACTTAGTcaacatcagagaattcatactggTGAAAAACCATACCAATGCAAGGAATGTGGGAAATTCTTTCGTCGAAGATCAAATTTTACTGAGCATCTGAGTATTCATACTAATGTAAAACCTTTCAAGTGTGAGCTGTGTGGGTCAGACTTCAGACTTCAGTCCCTACTTAATcaacatcagagaattcatactggTGAAAAACCGTATCAGTGCAAGGAATGTGGGAAATTCTTTCGTAGAAGTTCAAATTTTACTGAGCACCTGAGTATTCACACTGGAAAGAAACCCTTCGATTGTAATAAATGTGGAAAAGTCTTTAGACTTAATATACATCTTATTCGCCACCAGAGATTTCATAATGGTGAGAAGGTAAAGAGTGTGGAGAGGCCTTTCATCTTAAGAGccataaaataa
- the Zfp850 gene encoding zinc finger protein 850 isoform X3: MLETYSNLIAVVGSCISKPDLIVLLEQEKELWMAVKEETDRLSPDLESDYEAQQISPDNHIYTINLPKQTIKHISETFELKGSSFSNGHSYSTFTGLQGCQGDVDQKISNKEKMLTYTCHTLTHNTDNEYECKEYGKYFGCRSTLIQHHSVHTGEKPYECKDCGKAFRLQQHLTRHQKAHSGERPFECNECGKFFKHGSSLVQHKIIHAGVKPYECNECGKAFNRRSNFMRHQKVHYDKKPFQCKECGSAFTVLAQLITQPQNIHNGKKSFECKQCGKIFSNGSYHIQHQSIHSSEKAFGCHVCGKAFRLQVYLSEHQKTHTDEKPFKCNLCGSVFRRKYHLTEHQRIHTDVKLYQCKECGKLFRRRSNFMEHQSIHTNVKPFKCELCGSAFRLQSLLSQHQRIHTDEKPYQCKECGKFFRRRSNFTEHLSIHTNVKPFKCELCGSAFRLQSLLNQHQRIHTGEKPYQCKECGKFFRRSSNFTEHRSIHTNVKPFKCELCGSAFRLQSLLSQHQRIHTGEKPYQCKECGKFFRRRSNFTEHLSIHTNVKPFKCELCGSDFRLQSLLNQHQRIHTGEKPYQCKECGKFFRRSSNFTEHLSIHTGKKPFDCNKCGKVFRLNIHLIRHQRFHNGEKVKSVERPFILRAIK, from the coding sequence atttggaATCAGATTATGAAGCTCAACAAATATCTCCAGACAACCACATATATACTATAAATTTACCCAAACAGACCATAAAGCATATAAGTGAAACTTTTGAACTCAAGGGCTCCAGTTTTAGTAATGGCCACAGCTATAGTACATTCACGGGACTACAGGGTTGTCAAGGAGATGTTGATCAAAAGATTAGTAACAAGGAAAAAATGCTCACTTATACCTGCCACACTCTAACTCACAATACAGACAATGAATATGAATGTAAAGAGTATGGGAAGTACTTTGGTTGTAGGTCAACTCTTATACAGCATCATAGtgttcacactggagagaagccctatgaatgtaaggaTTGTGGGAAGGCCTTCAGATTACAACAGCATCTTACAAGACATCAGAAAGCTCACAGTGGTGAGAGACCTTttgaatgtaatgaatgtggtaaaTTTTTCAAGCATGGCTCCAGCCTTGTTCAACATAAGATTATTCATGCTGGTGTGAAACCAtatgaatgtaatgaatgtgggaaagcctttaatCGGCGCTCAAACTTCATGCGACATCAGAAAGTTCATTATGACAAGAAACCCTTTCAGTGTAAAGAATGTGGCAGTGCCTTCACTGTTCTAGCACAGCTCATCACTCAGCCTCAGAACATTCATAATGGAAAGAAATCATTTGAGTGTAAACAGTGTGGAAAGATATTCAGTAATGGTTCCTACCATATCCAACACCAGAGTATTCATTCCAGTGAGAAAGCCTTTGGGTGTCATGTATGTGGGAAGGCTTTTAGGCTTCAGGTATACCTTTCTGAGCATCAGAAAACTCACACTGATGAGAAGCCTTTCAAGTGTAATCTGTGTGGGTCAGTCTTCAGACGTAAGTACCACCTTACTGAACATCAGAGAATCCATACTGATGTGAAACTATATCAGTGCAAGGAATGCGGGAAATTATTTCGTCGACGCTCAAATTTTATGGAACATCAGAGTATTCACACTAATGTGAAACCTTTTAAGTGTGAGCTGTGTGGGTCAGCCTTCAGACTTCAATCACTACTTAGTcaacatcagagaattcatactgaTGAGAAACCATACCAGTGCAAGGAATGTGGGAAATTCTTTCGTCGAAGGTCAAATTTTACTGAGCATCTGAGTATTCACACTAACGTGAAACCTTTCAAGTGTGAGCTGTGTGGGTCAGCCTTCAGACTTCAGTCCCTACTTAATcaacatcagagaattcatactggTGAAAAACCATACCAGTGCAAGGAATGTGGGAAATTCTTTCGTAGAAGTTCAAATTTTACTGAACATCGGAGTATTCACACTAATGTGAAACCTTTCAAGTGTGAGCTGTGTGGGTCAGCCTTCAGACTTCAGTCCTTACTTAGTcaacatcagagaattcatactggTGAAAAACCATACCAATGCAAGGAATGTGGGAAATTCTTTCGTCGAAGATCAAATTTTACTGAGCATCTGAGTATTCATACTAATGTAAAACCTTTCAAGTGTGAGCTGTGTGGGTCAGACTTCAGACTTCAGTCCCTACTTAATcaacatcagagaattcatactggTGAAAAACCGTATCAGTGCAAGGAATGTGGGAAATTCTTTCGTAGAAGTTCAAATTTTACTGAGCACCTGAGTATTCACACTGGAAAGAAACCCTTCGATTGTAATAAATGTGGAAAAGTCTTTAGACTTAATATACATCTTATTCGCCACCAGAGATTTCATAATGGTGAGAAGGTAAAGAGTGTGGAGAGGCCTTTCATCTTAAGAGccataaaataa